The following proteins are co-located in the bacterium genome:
- a CDS encoding IclR family transcriptional regulator produces the protein MTQTKRKKTDYIIQSVDHALDVLEAFHGEEDELGITELSRRLNLHKNNIFRILATLENRGYIEQNRVTDNYRLGLGALEMGQTYIRHTGLLRVARPLMEELNHKINENVYIGILKENYAFYLDVVESTHTVRVLSRVGCRVPTYCSAMGKAQLAFENPETIAEVLGKKELKKFTPKTISDRDKMLEHLALVKELGYAIDEEEWDEGVRCVGAPIHDYTRKVVGAVSISAPSVRMSTDQLKKEYVPLILKACGEISEKLGYKS, from the coding sequence ATGACCCAGACCAAGAGGAAAAAAACCGATTACATAATACAGTCGGTTGATCATGCCCTGGATGTCCTGGAAGCGTTCCACGGAGAAGAGGATGAACTCGGGATCACCGAACTGTCCAGGCGCCTCAATCTCCACAAGAACAACATCTTCCGCATCCTGGCGACCCTTGAGAATCGAGGCTATATAGAGCAGAACAGGGTTACCGACAACTACCGTCTGGGGCTTGGAGCCCTGGAAATGGGGCAAACCTACATCCGGCACACGGGCCTGCTGAGGGTGGCCCGCCCGTTGATGGAGGAGCTGAACCACAAGATCAACGAGAACGTTTACATCGGTATCCTCAAGGAAAATTACGCCTTTTACCTCGACGTTGTCGAGTCCACCCACACGGTCCGGGTTCTCTCAAGGGTGGGATGCAGGGTGCCCACCTATTGCAGCGCCATGGGAAAGGCACAGCTTGCCTTCGAGAACCCCGAGACGATCGCCGAGGTCCTGGGGAAAAAAGAACTCAAAAAGTTCACTCCCAAAACCATTTCGGACCGCGACAAGATGCTCGAGCACCTTGCCCTGGTCAAGGAACTGGGATACGCCATTGACGAGGAGGAGTGGGACGAGGGTGTCCGGTGTGTCGGAGCTCCGATTCACGACTATACGAGGAAAGTTGTCGGGGCCGTGTCCATCTCCGCCCCATCAGTCCGCATGTCCACGGACCAGTTGAAGAAGGAGTACGTTCCCCTGATCCTCAAGGCCTGCGGGGAGATCTCCGAAAAACTGGGGTACAAGTCATAA
- a CDS encoding 2-oxoacid:acceptor oxidoreductase family protein, protein MEFNVVAAGIGGQGIVLFSEILAKAMLTDGLNPSFYVHSGLAQLGGSVRSHIRAGERICPKISHGCADAILSLELSEILHAVPYLKRDGRVLVSDVTRMPYHTTMNPSLYPTVDMVREVFTRSGIDPAIVPAGQIARGVGHCQTVNMVMLGALVATTGIVDTETAVKTIRCIINGGEDINVEAFWKGYEFIKGQDYV, encoded by the coding sequence TTGGAATTTAACGTCGTCGCGGCCGGCATCGGCGGGCAGGGGATCGTCCTGTTTTCGGAGATCCTGGCCAAGGCCATGCTCACAGACGGGCTCAACCCCAGTTTCTACGTCCACTCGGGCCTCGCCCAGCTGGGGGGGTCCGTGCGCAGCCACATCCGGGCCGGCGAACGGATCTGCCCCAAGATCAGTCACGGATGCGCCGACGCCATCCTTTCCCTGGAACTTTCCGAGATCCTCCACGCCGTACCGTACCTCAAGAGGGACGGCAGGGTGCTTGTCAGCGATGTTACGAGGATGCCCTACCACACCACGATGAACCCGTCCCTTTACCCCACCGTCGACATGGTGCGGGAGGTGTTCACCCGGTCCGGTATCGATCCGGCTATCGTCCCTGCCGGTCAGATCGCACGGGGCGTGGGCCATTGCCAGACGGTGAACATGGTCATGCTGGGGGCCCTGGTGGCCACCACAGGGATCGTGGACACGGAGACGGCGGTGAAGACCATCCGGTGCATTATCAATGGGGGGGAGGATATTAACGTCGAGGCGTTCTGGAAGGGGTATGAGTTCATAAAAGGACAAGACTACGTCTAG
- a CDS encoding IclR family transcriptional regulator → MIKRNKSDYIIHSVDHAFDVLEAFRADEPELGVTQLAKTLNLHKNNVFRILATLEGRGYVEQNPRTGNYRLGLKAFEAGQAYLRHTSLLSVSHPQMEALTAQLRENTYLSVLRGTHVFYLDEIVADQTIQVISRLGTSVSPHCTATGKIFLAFIGEAVSDELIKSMVLQKLTPNTITDKRKLKAATRDVARNGFAVDNEEWNEGLKCVAAPILDYYGKIQGALSVSGPSDRLPEQRVEGEIVPAVMECAVEISRKLGHLIDRTVE, encoded by the coding sequence ATGATCAAGAGAAATAAAAGCGATTACATCATTCACTCGGTGGACCACGCCTTCGATGTCCTGGAGGCTTTCAGGGCGGACGAACCTGAGCTGGGTGTGACCCAGCTCGCCAAGACGCTCAACCTGCACAAGAACAACGTGTTTCGCATTCTGGCCACACTGGAAGGCCGCGGGTACGTGGAACAGAATCCGCGCACCGGGAACTATCGCCTCGGGCTCAAGGCTTTCGAAGCCGGACAGGCCTACCTGAGGCACACCAGCCTTCTCTCTGTATCCCACCCCCAGATGGAAGCTCTCACCGCACAGCTCAGAGAGAACACCTACCTTTCGGTTTTGCGGGGGACTCACGTCTTTTACCTGGACGAGATCGTCGCCGACCAGACGATCCAGGTGATATCGCGCCTCGGAACCAGCGTTTCACCGCACTGTACCGCCACCGGAAAGATCTTTTTGGCCTTTATCGGCGAAGCTGTTTCCGATGAGCTTATCAAGAGCATGGTGCTGCAGAAGTTGACCCCCAATACCATCACCGATAAACGTAAACTCAAGGCAGCGACCAGGGATGTCGCCCGGAACGGTTTTGCCGTTGACAACGAGGAATGGAACGAGGGTCTCAAGTGTGTTGCGGCTCCCATCCTCGATTATTACGGAAAGATCCAGGGCGCCCTGTCGGTCAGCGGCCCGTCCGACAGGCTTCCCGAACAGCGTGTTGAAGGGGAGATCGTCCCCGCCGTCATGGAATGTGCCGTTGAGATCTCCCGGAAGTTGGGCCATCTCATCGACCGGACCGTGGAATGA
- a CDS encoding indolepyruvate ferredoxin oxidoreductase subunit alpha — MKSSLTVDRPGTEVLFSGNEAIARGCVEAGVSFVTGYPGTPTTPVIELLRSAGSEIGARWSVNEKVAMDIAAGHSWAGLRTLVTMKMSGLNVASDTVLSVAASGTVGGLVIYVGDDPGVYYGMVEQDSRYYALLSSAPMLVPANPQEMLDFTRYAFELSESIGGPVFLRSTTVLSYTYGKVTLGEIRRMRQKAFFTFDIDKFTKAGSARCQRQHKEAIERVDRAGSQADHLNLLTETGSRTGVIASSLSWDYLMEVLEKNNLDLTRLKVATAHPVPREKIRKILGSTDKVLVLEELDPLIEGAVRAESSMMEKPPVVYGKEDGLVPRVGDLSPDQVREYLGHVLGKKVEACAGIGAVALAEPLKVQRLLTFCAGCPHRSSYYALVKAMRELGKDPARTVVTGDIGCTILGINEPFSICWTEVSMGNSIGLAEGFLDAGMHRPVVATLGDGTFYHSGIPPIVNAVATGQDMPIIVLDNNWAAMTGYQETPGTVGGDEIRVPIEKIARGLGVRSVRVVKPYRTRKAVRAFKKVLTGSGVNVLVLRGPCVARQPRSWDRAVKVSDRKCPGFDRCERTCVEALACPAIVREGDKVRIDNEVCQSCGLCVSYCPKGAIRSNFFRMRRRKVGI; from the coding sequence ATGAAATCTTCTCTCACTGTCGACAGACCCGGTACCGAGGTCCTTTTTTCCGGGAACGAAGCCATAGCGCGTGGATGTGTTGAGGCCGGTGTTTCCTTTGTCACCGGTTATCCCGGAACTCCCACCACACCGGTCATCGAACTTCTCAGGTCAGCCGGTAGCGAGATCGGCGCCCGCTGGTCCGTCAACGAAAAGGTGGCCATGGACATCGCCGCCGGACATTCCTGGGCGGGACTGAGAACCCTTGTCACCATGAAGATGTCGGGCCTCAACGTGGCATCCGACACGGTCCTGTCCGTGGCCGCCTCCGGAACAGTCGGGGGGCTTGTGATCTACGTTGGCGACGACCCCGGCGTCTATTACGGTATGGTCGAGCAGGATTCCCGCTACTATGCCCTGCTGTCCTCCGCGCCCATGCTGGTTCCCGCCAACCCCCAGGAGATGCTCGATTTCACCCGCTACGCATTCGAGCTATCCGAGTCCATCGGCGGGCCGGTCTTCCTGCGGAGCACCACCGTCCTGTCCTACACCTACGGCAAGGTGACCCTGGGAGAGATCAGGAGGATGCGGCAGAAAGCTTTCTTCACCTTCGACATCGACAAGTTCACCAAGGCCGGTTCGGCCCGGTGCCAGAGACAGCACAAGGAAGCCATTGAGAGGGTCGATCGGGCAGGCAGTCAGGCCGATCACCTGAACCTGCTCACCGAGACCGGGAGCAGGACCGGCGTTATCGCTTCTTCACTTTCCTGGGATTACCTGATGGAGGTCCTGGAAAAAAACAATCTTGACCTGACCCGTCTCAAGGTCGCCACAGCCCACCCGGTTCCCCGGGAAAAGATCAGGAAGATCCTCGGGAGCACCGACAAGGTCCTGGTCCTCGAGGAGCTCGATCCCCTCATCGAAGGCGCGGTCAGGGCCGAGAGCAGCATGATGGAAAAGCCGCCAGTGGTCTACGGCAAGGAGGACGGGCTCGTCCCGCGCGTAGGAGACCTTTCCCCGGACCAGGTCAGGGAGTACCTTGGCCACGTTCTGGGAAAGAAGGTCGAGGCGTGTGCCGGGATCGGCGCCGTGGCTCTCGCCGAGCCCCTTAAGGTCCAGCGGCTTCTCACCTTCTGCGCCGGATGCCCCCACCGCAGCTCCTATTACGCCCTTGTCAAAGCCATGAGGGAACTGGGGAAGGACCCGGCCCGGACAGTGGTCACCGGGGACATCGGCTGCACCATCCTGGGGATCAACGAGCCTTTTTCCATCTGCTGGACCGAGGTTTCAATGGGCAACAGCATCGGGCTGGCGGAAGGGTTCCTCGACGCGGGGATGCACAGGCCTGTGGTGGCGACACTCGGCGACGGGACCTTCTACCATTCGGGGATCCCTCCCATCGTCAACGCCGTCGCCACAGGGCAGGACATGCCGATCATCGTTCTGGACAACAATTGGGCGGCCATGACCGGATACCAGGAGACCCCCGGGACGGTGGGTGGTGACGAGATCCGTGTTCCCATCGAAAAGATAGCCCGGGGATTGGGAGTGCGCTCTGTAAGGGTGGTCAAACCGTACCGCACAAGGAAGGCGGTCAGGGCCTTTAAAAAGGTTCTCACCGGCAGTGGGGTCAACGTGCTGGTCCTGAGGGGACCCTGTGTCGCCCGACAGCCCAGGAGCTGGGACCGCGCGGTCAAGGTCAGCGACAGGAAATGTCCCGGTTTTGACCGTTGCGAACGGACCTGCGTTGAAGCCCTGGCCTGTCCGGCCATCGTTCGGGAAGGCGACAAGGTGCGCATTGACAACGAGGTCTGCCAGAGCTGCGGCCTTTGCGTCAGCTACTGCCCCAAAGGCGCCATCAGGTCAAACTTTTTCAGGATGAGGAGACGGAAGGTTGGAATTTAA
- a CDS encoding hydrolase, whose amino-acid sequence MIDKMRIKASGAVLVIVDVQERLAKVMDRREQVEGAIGVLIRVARLHDIPVVLTQQYTRGLGPTVKSLAGQLEGVEHVEKIIFSCCGEEPFNKALDGLGRKKVILTGMEAHICVYQTALDLIDSGYSLHVPWDAVCSRSDGNRDAALRSMERAGAVITSSETVAFQILGKAGTPEFKEISALLR is encoded by the coding sequence ATGATCGACAAAATGCGGATCAAGGCGTCAGGAGCCGTCCTGGTAATCGTGGATGTCCAGGAGCGCCTGGCCAAGGTCATGGACCGGCGTGAACAGGTCGAAGGAGCGATCGGCGTCCTGATCCGGGTTGCCCGGCTCCACGATATCCCCGTTGTTCTGACCCAGCAGTACACCAGGGGCCTTGGCCCCACGGTGAAATCCCTCGCCGGGCAGCTGGAGGGGGTCGAACACGTCGAGAAGATCATCTTCTCCTGCTGCGGTGAGGAGCCGTTCAACAAGGCCCTCGACGGCCTCGGCAGGAAAAAAGTGATCCTCACCGGTATGGAGGCTCACATCTGCGTGTATCAGACAGCCCTGGATCTCATCGACTCGGGATACTCCCTTCATGTACCATGGGATGCCGTCTGTTCAAGGTCCGACGGCAACCGCGACGCCGCACTGAGATCCATGGAACGGGCCGGTGCCGTCATAACCTCTTCGGAAACCGTCGCTTTCCAGATCCTGGGGAAGGCAGGCACTCCTGAGTTCAAGGAGATCTCGGCGCTCTTACGATAA